agatcaagcaatataagtaaagagacataaccctgctcagaagccaacaacagatcattgactactttaattagtgctgtctctgtactatgatgagacCGAAACCATGACTGAAaaacttcatgtatctggttctgagtcaagtatgagcttagctgctgagctacagcttttttcTAGGatattggaaataaatggaaggtttgagattggcctgtagattgacagctgacatgggtcgaggttacattttttgataagtggttgTAACGATTTCCCTTAGGAACAGACGAGAGACAGAACGCATGCGCAGggaggcagtttattaaatgagggaaaCAATCACAGAGGGCAAAATCAACAGAGGCGAGGTAACACATGAACGAGGCAAATGAGACGACAATAATAGCAGGCGTAATACTAATGTGACAGAAGGAACATGACTTACCAAAATAAgcaacaaactagaagacaaaacacagggtacAAATACCCAGGACAATTAGGCATTAAACAGtctcaggtgaacataggaacagggagaaccaaaacatggACCGGAACAAGGGAGCAGACGAGGGGCggtgaaaatgaaaccaaggaacagagcagggacacaaaggcaaacagacACGACcaggaaaccatggaaacagggacgccaggagggcaGCCACTCCTGacagtggtctgattactgctaatttgaatgatttaggagtGTCAccaaggttcaaggaggaggttattaaatttaataaagatttgctttagaaagtgtgtgggcagtgaagcTAGTAAGCAAATGGAGGTTTTTGAGCgcaagatcagagatgtaaattctggctcttggatCGGTCTAAAGGATTTTAGAGTTGTTGGcgtggttgttctgatctctaagtagctgcctgatgtcatgttaatactcttaatgttatctctaatgtgctcaATTTTCTCACTGAAGAAAttaatgaactcattactactgtgtgatgatGTAATCCGAGCATTGGTGTCAGgcttattcctagttagatgtgcaattcctagttagatgtacAATTTAATATTTCTTCATAGTATCCATTGGCATTTATACGGAATGGCCACTCTATTACAGACACCCATCTAGTAGCACgttggacctcctttggccttcagacTCACAGCCGTTCATCATGGCATAGACTCCATTACATGTTGAAATAATTCTGCAGGAATCTGGGcccatgcacacagcacaaattCTTGCAGTTAGATGGTGGcactgacatgctctgaacagcaCATACCACCTCatcccagagatgctctatgattaagatctggggacttaactgaaggccagggaagcaaggaaaactccttgtcatgttcctggaagcAATCCATGACTATCCCGCCCTTGTGGCGTGGtacattgtcctgctgaaagtagGTAAACCCTACTGTCTAAACAtccatccacaggtatcagaggacccagggtgtgccAAAAAAACCCATTTCCAACACCATTactgaactgttgacacctgacaggaagTGTTCATTGATTCATGCTGCCTGTgtcaaattctgaccctcctGTCAGCATGGTGCCACAGAAGTCTGGATTCATCTGGCCATGCCATGTTTCTCCACTGCTCGGTGATCCAGTTTTTCCAGCTTTTAACCACTAAACTTGAGTGTACTTTTATAGACAGCACTGACTATGGCAGTTCCATTCTGGGCCACTACAGCAGGGGCTGCTTCTCCAGTACactacagcagctgctgcttCACTTGGACTCAATATGGCAGGCTCTGCTTCACCTGGCCTCAGTGTAGTAGTGAGCATAGCCATTTTGGGTAGAACCTAAGAGCTTGAGCATGCCTGTAATTGGGGCTTGTCCTGGTGGGAGTCCTGGCATGGAGACAATAGATCTTTCTGATCATCCAATGCAAAGATGCAGTTATATTCCACACAAGCCACCAAGAACAATCAGATTCCACTTTAGTCTGGCCCAGAGTTATTTGGTTTGCGTTGGAGCCAGATATCTACTGTTGATGTGACTGAAGGAACCAGGCatggcacaaacacaccataaaCATATTCAGTCCTGTCTGTTCTCAGTGTGCACTTCGCTtagtcacacatgcacaaagctATATGGTAAATTGATTATAATGATTATTGACTTTGAACATAAAAAGACTGGTCACATTAAAGGACTGAATCATGGTGATGTTGCTATGGTAACCACAAGATACTGACTGTAAATGGCTGGTACCCTctgagagtgctgtgtgtgttcatgggtgggtgtgttttggtCTAAGTGctttatgtgtgtgaatgtgagagagaaatggctAAGGAACATTTGAGTTCTACGACTGTAAGGAGGCTGTCCAACATCCACTCAGAACTCTGACTGCTGCCCAAAGACCAGACAGCACTGTTTCACTGGCCTGAAGCCTCATACACGGATCGACACTGAGAGAGAACAGACATCGTCCCCGAACTATCAGCCATACGTGCTATCGCAGATGGAATGGATTTGCCTGCACAGTATTTGTCAGCAGCACTATTTCACaacccagaaaaacaaaacaaaacaaaacaaatacgcAAGGTGATTGAATCCGAGCAAGAGAACCAGCGGCGATACCCTGAGTAACCAGCAGGGGGCTGCAGAGCGTGCATGCCGAGTGATCAGTGCGGCTGGACAGAACAGGCATTTTTATCATCATATGTGTGCTGGTTCATTTGGTACAAAACACTAACTAAAATGTAGTATAAAAGCCATGTCATACTACATCACAGGTATGGCTAAcgctaactctaaccctctgGAACTCTAGCACTCCCCAATGTGTATTcctgatttttatatatatatatatatatatatatatatatatatatatatatatatatatatatatatatatatatatatatatatatatatatatataatttatttattttatttttttggatcTTGAAGTGCACGCCCAAAATATTCCATAACTGCTAGGTTTCATGGGAAAATAATATTGTGCTTCTGAGAGCACAGGGCCTTTTGGGAGGCTTGCTGTTCAGACAGCTTCTAAGCATGTTCTAtcgttttctttttctgccaaAAACAGATCAGATTGTCCAGATATCCTTTAATTACCCATAATTATTTTCATGTCTCCCTTTCTTTAAATCCTCACGCTATTTCTGTCTGCTCTCTTTGTCAAGGTCTAATCACCTTTTTGTTATCTTGCACTGTCGTTGATGCTCAGACAAGTTGATGTtatgaggagagagaagagcgtgacacagagagagacagagaaagatgaagTGTCAAGATGTCCCCTTTCTTCTAAACAAATTCATCAGTTCTATCTGCCATTCACAGATGGCTTGAATAGCAAAACTGCAGCAAAAACATCTGTTCCTTATGTATTAAATCCCCAAAAAGAACCaagggagaaaaacagaaagcaatCAAATTCTTGAGAGAatgcacaaaattaaaaaatttggATAAGTAGCACGTTCTACAGCCTTTGACATACTGAGAAACTGCTATCCCCATTAGAAGAACACAAGTCGTGCTGTACAGCACAATATGTTCTGGATGGCCACTGTAGGAGGTCATGCAGAGGTACACACGTaaatgtacacacccacacatacctcATTACCAAACCCTATAGGTTTCTTTTAGACCCAcccctttttaaatgtttttctttgtctcattGCTAGATATATGACATTGTTAGAAATATGACATTATgacatataataatttaatcttAACAGTTTtgatctttttcttccttttccccAGTGTTCAGGTTTAAGGTTTGGGAAATAGCTATTAACAGGAGTACAGTAGTTTCTCTGTGAAACCccagttgtgtttgtttacatacactctctttctcgctctctctcagactgCCCAGatgagagcaagtgtgtgtgtataaattcTCCACTTGCCCTCATCTGGGCCGTCTTTTTCCTGGTCGAGGACCAGAGTAAAGGACCTGAGCTTGAGGGCCCTGTGTAGTAtgttagctgttcccaggactcttctggacagagatctcagatgttgttcctggtacctgttggagccattctcccagtttggagaacagcccctagtgctccaattaccatgagaaccacagttgccttcaacccccccccccccccccccccacacacacacacacacacacacatcttttctgtctcttccttcagcccttggtatttctcaagattctcgtgttcctttttcctgatttTGCTATCACTCAGGATTGCCACATTTATCATGGTCCAATtctgagtacaggctggaagtccCACAAGTTCTTAGTATGGTCAttttttccaccacctttgggggtatatcccacttagaccttggcatttccagcctgtactcagtacagatgtttaatatattacatataattatattacatattatatattgcatataacatattacatataatttttatctctctctctctcactctctctctctctctctctctctctcactctctctctctctctctctctctctctctcactctcttttcagTGGTCAAGTTTGCCAGGATCTAGAGTTCTGTTCTAAAATTACAAGTGAagatctatagatatagatactCTGCTGTGCATCccaacataaatataaaatttacataaattctttttttcttctcaagaCAGCTTCTATAGCTGAAGTTTGGGACAAAGGAGATAGCCCATTCTCCCTATAATAGCATGCATAATACACACCCATAACTGATTGTTTTAATGGGCATCATTTGTACAGTTCATCCCTGTAAGTAGAATTTCTGACTGATgcttataaattaaataattttagataCTTTTAGATATTTTAGATCACGGGTAGAAACTGCCAGTATTATCTGTGcaactaaaaatataataattgaattttaatgtagattatatatttttaatgtccACTTCAAATACAAAGCAATATTGTTATACATGTTGATGTTATAATAAGTCACAAAAGTATGTTTAAATAGTACATATATGTGCTGACTGTAAGAGAGTACATTGAATAGTTGACGAGAATACTTGAAGTGAGACAGGAGCAGTTTAGCGATGGAGCTAAACATGCCATCCTCCTTTGGCTCAGATCGTTTGTTTGTCTGGCTCTTTGTTTGAGACACAGCAACAAAATTgtgaaaagcatttttcattAAACCAAAATCACTTAAAAAGCCTAAAGTTAAACCTCCTAAAACTGCTATGTTTCATAGTTTAAAATGTAGCTTTTGAATAAAGCTTGATTTGaactctctcgttttctctttCAGATTCACACATATAGAGCATACAAAGAGAAATCCTATAAATTGATAAAAAGGCCATGTCAAAAACATTAACTATAAATGTTCTCAccatatgtttgtgttttttaaaagtagACATATGATGAATTACTGTGAGTCAAAACTTTAAAGTTGAATGTCTTATTCTATAATACCTTATTAATAATATCTTATTCAAACATTATTCTAATGTCTTGAGGAACAGGTATTAAAgcagtttgtttaaaaagttaaatgtaGCTTTGTATAAAGAATAGGATGGTcctctttttctgcttttcctaCACAGGACTGCGCAGGTGCACTCTGTTTCTCTATCAGCCTGTGTGAGTAAATCAGACTCAAtttccactctctctcgctttctctttcacatgcacacatttagaCACATGGAGAAATCCTGTAGAGTGACCAAAGGTAATGATGACCAAATCATTATTAACTATAAATTAACTGTGCATTTCCTCgcaatatgtttgtgttttttctgtcaATATCTGAATCTGACggtaaaagaaaacagaattgTCGGAAGTCGCATAGTACCCCACTtacgcacgctctctctctctctctctctctctctctctctctctctctctctctctctctctctctctctctctctctctctctctctctcacacacacacacacacacacacacacacacacacacacgcatgctcgcacgcacgcacgcgcatacgCGAGAAACTGACTTTGTTGTCGCTAAGAAGGCATTAGGCGCGCGAGTCGCCCTCAGTTCACGAGCTTCCTGACCGGGCGCTCCGAATTAAAGGCTCCGATCCTCCAGGAGATATTTTGGAATCAGCAGAAGGGTAAGCAACTGTACACTTAAACAAGTTTCTCCTGAAGAAATATGACTTCGTCATGATTTGACCTCTTTCTCAAAGAAAGCAGTTAGAAGCAGTTCGACTCGTACTGTGATGAGTTAATAACGGGAATGTTTAGTGTGGACTGCAGTGGAGCTTGCAAAGTCCGAGTGCACACGATCAAAAGCAACAACTGTCCTGGACAGACAGTGTACTAACGCAAACAGAAATAGAATATACACATATACCTTCCTTCGTAGTCTATGAATTTAAGTTTGTTTGTATgagcgtgtgaatgtgtgtgtgtgtgtgtgtgtgtgtgtgtgtgtgtgtgtgtgtgtgtgtgtgtgtgtgtgtgtgtgtgtgtgtgtgtgtgtgtagattcgTTTCGTGGTGTGCAGTTGCGCAGCGGACAGGAACAGGACAGGAAAGCTGATTGAATTCTGGGTCGTGATACATCAATCAgcctgagagaggaggaggcgaTTATGATCGATCACACGATTGATTtagtgcttgtgtgtatgtgtgtgtgtgtgtgtgtgtgtgtgtgtgtgtgtgtgtgtgtgtgtgtgtgtgtgtgtgtgtgtgtgtgagagagtgtgagtgagagagagagagagagagagagagatatagagatatagagaaagagagaaaaaaagagagagagagaaagaaactatAGGAGAATATGCGAGGCATTAAACGAAATTTTCAAGGCTGTTCATCAAGAATATTTCGTTGTTAGATTTGTTAATAACGCCTTAGTTACAATAATGTTTCGACAGATTTATCGATGCCGCTTCAATTCTGGGCATCAttcgctgtctctctccctatctgGGGCTCTATTGAGCTGCCCGCCAttctcactgacacacaattATACAATTTTATACAATTCGTCAGCGTGCACTTCCGAGTTATTTTTCATATACAGTCATTGCAAATAAGGAAATCCGATTTTCACCCGAATGAGTCTGACTGTAATTGGACAGGGGAAAGTGAAGACACGCACGCCCGCAGGACACGCGTTCAAGCGTAATTATTATTACCGCTCTTCTATACATAAGTTATTATGCAGCGGGTcgatgcttttatttttaataacagcACTTTCcaagcatgtatgtgtgtttctgcttaATAGAGTGAGTAGAACAGTCCGTTCGGGTGATCATTGGTGTAATCATCATTTTCAGGATGttaccaccccaccccccatttcAAGTTCATATTCAAAAAAACTTCACTGGCATGACTGTATAGGCAATATTGCCATATTGCTATATTCAGTTCCCCCGTACAGGATGTGCGGCATGGATGCTGACCTGGCTGATGAAGAGGAAGGTGAAAGGGAGCTGGAGGATGAGTTTGCAGTGGGGGAGGCTGTGCGGATGCTGTCCCCACCCATGGCGCACTGTGACGGGGCCGTGTGGGGGTCCCGGAGGGGCCCATGGGGCTGCGTGCTGTGGGGCTCGGTGCTGGTGTTGTGGAacctggtactggtactggctGGAGTGCTGCTCCTGGCCACCATTTTCACCCTGGTGCTGATGCCAGCCATGCTGCTGCTCTACGTCGGCTTCCTCTGCCACTCACGCGTGAGCGAGTAGCACTGCCTCACACTCTTACACTGCACATGCTTGCTCTTAAATACACAcctatacataaacacacacacacacacactcactgcatttAGACTCACAAACGTTTACATATACACTTTTTTTCTGGCTTTCAacacatttttcctgcttccaacctATCAACTTTAagaactggacacacacacacacacacacacacacacatattccatgaagtaactgcagtgtattgTAGGACAAGATAGAGAGACACTCAAAATCACAGTGAagaacacaaggtttccagagaaacagaacgttttggatagaggtccttcatgagCTGTATAGCTGTGCATGAAAAGTGAGAAGCGCtttgctgtttctctggaaaccttgtattcttcactgcagttttgattTTTTACATATCCAGGGTCACtgtctaatttccatacagagaagctccatatatatatatggagtgcagcataaaatcaAGTCAAGAGTTTCCGTGGATCGGTTTTAGTGTGAATTCACATTAGAATGGCAAAATCAAGTGTTCTGAGGGACTTCAAATGAGTCCTGATCACCAATGCTAGACAAGCTGGAACCAATATTTCAAAAATTGCCAACCTTGCGGAGGGGGGGTGTTCTTGTGCTACGGTGTTGAGAGTATACCAAGAATGGCATGATCCAGGAAAAAAATCTGCAAGGGTATCCTGTGGACGCAATCAACTCGTTGACAAAAGcggtcagaggaggatgccaAAAATTGTTCTGATGAACAGGTGGTGCAGAGCAGTCAAGCCACCTGCAGCCAAATACAATACTGGTACTCCAGCTGACATGTTCGAATGCGCAGCTAGCCGTTCTTTAGCATGGATGGGCTATAACTGCAGATGAGCAGTCTGAGTACCCTTGCTGTTGTATAGAGGTTAAGCACAGCTGCTGTAGTGTACCGGTGAAGCAGCCCCTGCTGTAGTGGCCCAGAATGGAACTGCCATAGTCAGTGCTGTCTATAAAAGTACACTCAAGTTTAGTGGTTAAAAGCTGGAAAAACTGGATCACCGAGCAGTGGAGAAACATGGCATGGCCAGATGAATCCAGACTTCTTTGGCACCATGCTGACaggagggtcagaatttgacACAGGCAGCATGAATCGATGAGCActtcctgtcaggtgtcaacagttcagtAATGGTGTTGGAAATGGGTTTTTTTggcacaccctgggtcctctgatacctgtggatggaTGTTTAGACAGTAGGGTTTACctactttcagcaggacaatgcaccaTGCCACAAGGGCGGGATAGTCATGGATTgcttccaggaacatgacaaggagttttccttgcttccctggccttcagttaagtccccagatcttaatcatagagcatctctgggatAAGGTGGTATGtgctgttcagagcatgtcagtgCCTCCATCTAACTGTGGCAACTGTGAGATGGTAACATGcaccaagattcctgcagatcCATTGCATCACCAAGTGCTACTAAATGGGTGTCTCTAAGAAGTGGTCATTCAGGGTATTTATACACACgcataacaaacacacatttttgtaCACATATTCAGACActgtcatatacacacatcacaaataTATACCTACACACGAAATTATcaacacatacatcacatacattcATATGCATACATCACTGtgacgttgagcggtaaggaggcagacgcatgtgcggagaagagcgagatttaataagggcaaatccagaatcagagtcgttaaggcagtccagggtcagagaGCCGACACGGAGCGTACAGGGATACGTGATTACAAGACGAGGGCTAGGAAatacgaaggctaggataaacacttAGGAAcggaatacaaagaaacaaccatacgaaataaacatgcaacttcaatgaactaaacacattcagtGAACAGCCCTGACCAAGGcgcacaacagggtttaaatataagaaccaaaggtagaaacgagggacaggtgtaagcaatcaaacgaggggaggagaaaacgaaactaaggcatggaaccaaggtacacacgacagggaaaaacacggaacacggaagct
The Electrophorus electricus isolate fEleEle1 chromosome 20, fEleEle1.pri, whole genome shotgun sequence genome window above contains:
- the LOC113582806 gene encoding transmembrane protein 88 produces the protein MCGMDADLADEEEGERELEDEFAVGEAVRMLSPPMAHCDGAVWGSRRGPWGCVLWGSVLVLWNLVLVLAGVLLLATIFTLVLMPAMLLLYVGFLCHSRVLASPAPICHYLDDNSCSALIILGFVMMSPLVVVAAATFCGLLRRFRLLLLFQPITGAWYRGQGLGWRRDVHAWV